A window of Zavarzinella sp. contains these coding sequences:
- a CDS encoding glycosyltransferase family 2 protein produces MSTIGLSLIIPAYNEQEVIQIALQEAHAALTRLGWDFEIIVVDDGCTDLTVQRVRQMMVDLSGIRLLSLPFNQGYGAALRTGFLQASKQFVAFTDADCQFYIEDLELLMNRTHLADIVVGNRADRQDPWLRKFYSRNYNRLVRTLLRTQVKDCDCALKVFHSNSLRQILPATDGFFINAEMLSKAHQQQMKIEQVDVRHRPRAAGVSKVSLIEIPKIMLRIAKYWYQSRRKPVPVAENVSYLAIGGEIAIEDAYGMA; encoded by the coding sequence ACTCTCCCTGATCATTCCTGCTTATAACGAGCAGGAAGTTATCCAGATTGCGTTACAGGAAGCCCACGCTGCCCTTACCCGCCTGGGGTGGGATTTCGAAATTATTGTGGTGGACGATGGCTGCACCGACCTGACCGTTCAGCGGGTGCGGCAAATGATGGTAGACTTATCCGGTATTCGCCTGTTGTCGCTGCCCTTTAATCAGGGTTATGGTGCTGCTCTGCGGACTGGGTTTTTGCAGGCCAGCAAGCAGTTTGTTGCCTTTACCGATGCGGATTGCCAGTTCTACATCGAAGATCTGGAACTGCTGATGAATCGCACGCACCTCGCCGATATTGTGGTGGGGAATCGGGCAGATCGACAGGACCCGTGGCTGCGCAAGTTTTATTCCCGCAACTATAACCGGCTGGTCCGCACCTTGCTGCGAACCCAGGTAAAAGATTGCGATTGTGCTCTTAAAGTGTTTCACAGTAATAGTTTGCGGCAAATTCTCCCTGCCACTGACGGCTTCTTCATCAATGCGGAAATGCTGTCCAAAGCCCACCAGCAACAGATGAAGATCGAACAGGTCGATGTACGTCATCGCCCACGTGCAGCGGGGGTCAGCAAAGTTTCGCTGATCGAAATCCCAAAAATTATGCTTAGGATTGCCAAATACTGGTATCAGAGCCGTCGCAAGCCGGTACCAGTGGCAGAAAATGTCTCCTACCTGGCCATTGGTGGGGAAATTGCCATTGAAGACGCCTACGGCATGGCCTGA
- a CDS encoding energy-coupling factor transporter transmembrane component T translates to MNLRPDFVPERTCWFNRLHPVARTSAIVVTGFTAIVYDKFPLLFATFSLATIGAAISIDKLRWLGIRLLGLTLAIVPFLLYLILYVPEAGARPSSFAPHVSWYGAEQAGKMVLRMTTLFLLGSTLFAGKQFERLTKILSPLPVVGKLATMPLLTLNYLQLFLKELSQLRISLRVRGFRNKMSWHAYHTASAVLGSLIVRSVDRAERVNHALRARGFTGTFPNWAPPRWQWGDTVTFVLSICCLTVVSIQKAGLL, encoded by the coding sequence ATGAACCTTCGACCCGATTTTGTGCCCGAACGCACTTGCTGGTTCAATCGACTGCACCCGGTTGCCCGCACTTCAGCAATTGTGGTAACTGGTTTTACAGCAATTGTTTACGACAAATTTCCTTTGTTGTTTGCCACCTTTTCCCTTGCCACCATTGGAGCGGCAATTTCCATTGACAAACTGCGTTGGCTTGGCATTCGGCTGCTGGGGTTGACGCTTGCTATTGTGCCTTTTTTGCTTTACTTGATTCTTTACGTACCCGAAGCTGGTGCCCGACCCAGTTCATTTGCACCCCATGTTAGTTGGTACGGTGCTGAACAGGCGGGGAAAATGGTGCTGCGGATGACCACGCTGTTTTTGCTGGGCAGCACGCTGTTTGCTGGCAAACAGTTCGAACGACTAACGAAAATTCTCTCCCCACTGCCTGTGGTGGGGAAACTGGCCACCATGCCCCTGTTAACTCTGAATTATCTGCAGTTGTTTCTGAAAGAACTTTCACAATTGCGTATCTCCTTACGGGTGCGGGGTTTCCGCAACAAAATGAGCTGGCACGCCTATCACACGGCCTCGGCTGTGCTGGGTTCGTTGATAGTTCGCAGTGTCGATCGTGCAGAACGGGTGAACCATGCACTTCGGGCACGTGGCTTTACGGGCACTTTTCCCAACTGGGCCCCACCCCGTTGGCAGTGGGGCGACACCGTGACATTTGTTTTGTCAATCTGCTGTTTGACTGTTGTCTCCATCCAGAAAGCGGGGCTGCTCTAA
- a CDS encoding energy-coupling factor ABC transporter ATP-binding protein, whose protein sequence is MHIQVEALQFSFPNGKQCFAGVSLQVPAGQALGVVGANGAGKSTLLFCIGGIHRCPTGMVRIDELDLGLPEHRKRLPQYVGIVFQDSTDQLFCSSVAEEVAFGPINLGKSKVEVASAVERSLAHVGMLEAKDRVPRQLSGGEQRKVALASVLAMEPQLLLLDEPTMFLDPRSRKQLATILNSLAITKMVASHDLGFIRKTCERVIVLDQGKIIRDGPTDVLDEPEILQILGQD, encoded by the coding sequence ATGCACATTCAGGTGGAAGCCCTGCAATTTTCTTTCCCCAACGGCAAGCAATGCTTTGCTGGTGTCTCGTTGCAAGTGCCTGCTGGTCAGGCACTTGGGGTTGTGGGTGCGAACGGTGCCGGCAAGTCGACGCTGCTTTTCTGTATTGGTGGGATTCATCGTTGCCCCACCGGTATGGTGCGGATTGACGAACTCGACCTGGGCCTGCCGGAGCACCGCAAGCGTTTACCACAGTACGTGGGGATTGTGTTTCAGGATAGCACCGACCAGCTATTTTGCAGTTCTGTGGCAGAAGAAGTGGCCTTTGGCCCCATCAACCTGGGGAAATCGAAAGTGGAAGTTGCATCGGCAGTGGAACGCAGCCTGGCCCACGTCGGCATGTTGGAAGCAAAAGACCGTGTCCCACGACAGCTTTCCGGTGGGGAACAACGCAAAGTGGCCCTGGCCAGCGTACTGGCAATGGAACCACAACTACTGCTGCTGGATGAACCCACCATGTTTCTGGACCCACGCTCCCGCAAACAACTGGCAACAATTCTGAATTCGCTGGCGATTACGAAAATGGTGGCTTCCCATGACCTTGGGTTTATTCGGAAAACCTGCGAACGGGTAATCGTGCTGGATCAGGGAAAGATTATCCGCGAC